Proteins from one uncultured Anaeromusa sp. genomic window:
- a CDS encoding methionine synthase, giving the protein MPFYHPMIREIDEKEMRRYAGLARAKDFPDSLIKEACEEALLLIQPKGIWQIYGYDDRNQIILSPTPLKLKSQPLIEHLQGSVQIAVMAVTIGAELEGSIENCFKQDRYALGLLLDAAATAAVEQTADAVNSFIAQEMSKVGLVALRRFSPGYGDWDITDQSLVVEAAQGEHIQLSVTESCMLVPRKSVTAVIGLAPHEERLILPASETATCLYCEQENCASRKENHRK; this is encoded by the coding sequence ATGCCTTTCTATCATCCTATGATCAGAGAAATCGATGAAAAGGAAATGCGCCGCTATGCTGGTTTGGCCCGGGCCAAAGACTTTCCTGACAGCTTAATTAAGGAAGCGTGCGAAGAAGCGCTGCTGCTCATTCAGCCCAAAGGTATTTGGCAAATATACGGTTATGATGATCGCAATCAAATCATCCTTAGCCCTACTCCGCTAAAGTTAAAAAGCCAGCCCCTTATCGAGCACCTGCAAGGCTCTGTGCAAATAGCGGTTATGGCCGTAACCATTGGCGCAGAACTAGAAGGTTCCATTGAAAACTGTTTTAAACAAGATCGCTACGCCCTTGGCTTGCTCCTAGATGCGGCGGCTACCGCTGCCGTCGAACAAACAGCTGACGCTGTCAATTCTTTTATTGCTCAAGAAATGTCCAAAGTCGGCCTTGTAGCCTTGCGGCGCTTTAGTCCCGGCTATGGAGACTGGGATATTACCGATCAGTCTCTGGTTGTCGAAGCAGCCCAAGGCGAACACATCCAACTGTCTGTTACCGAAAGCTGCATGCTGGTACCGCGTAAATCCGTCACCGCCGTTATCGGCCTGGCGCCGCATGAAGAGCGTTTAATCTTACCCGCAAGCGAAACTGCGACTTGCCTTTATTGCGAACAAGAAAACTGCG